One region of Syntrophobacter fumaroxidans MPOB genomic DNA includes:
- a CDS encoding ATP-binding protein, with product MEEDIKTRSQLLAELNELRTRNLQLEDALRQRPSNQADKAATVRQEPGSTQYRLHLEQLLSKRTRELAASNRRLERAIADRKRIENRTRAGNSLLKLLTEAGSLQEYLDRAVLLLRTWSGCRCAGIRLFDDAARPCASYLGFKKKSPESENPFLLDHDHPVYARDIVDRDKSQDLPYLTRQGSFLCSDTAATTAPDDDRVSTRLISECVRSGFASVAVIPIRHAERVAGAILLADRRPWRVAAHAVELIESNTHFIADAVHRFQTRDELRFKYDTQEVIGAILGLSLQDIPLEEFLAHSLNKVLFSPSPSLGFQPQGAIFVVGEDRQTLVMKARIGIPDRVTANCAQVPFGKCLCGQTAVDGTFRYFECVKGTNGSPHETARPHGHYCVPILFSDQTLGVMNLTLKAGHPHDRREEEFLLAVANVIAGILQRKQVEKELQLHTQRLEQSNRNLQDFAFVASHDLQEPLRKIQTFGERLRSKYADVLSDTAINYLERMQNAAARMQRLIDALLTFSRVTATSGRHEMTDLRDVIGSVLSDLELCIEQAGGRVEVGFLPVVMADADQMCQLFQNLIGNALKFQAEGSPRIGIRSHWFADGPSDEPADSPGWYRIFVEDNGIGFDEADLERIFAPFQRLHGREAFEGTGMGLAICKKIVESHGGEITARSTPGNGATFIVTLPAGRTAIAGCVQDGCIGPEGI from the coding sequence ATGGAGGAAGATATCAAGACGAGAAGCCAATTGCTCGCCGAGCTGAACGAACTGCGCACGCGCAACCTGCAACTTGAAGACGCTCTGCGGCAGCGGCCGTCCAACCAGGCGGACAAAGCCGCGACGGTGAGGCAGGAACCGGGATCGACCCAATACCGCCTGCACCTCGAACAACTCCTCAGCAAACGCACGCGGGAGCTTGCGGCGAGCAACAGGAGACTCGAGCGGGCGATTGCGGATCGAAAGAGAATCGAAAACCGGACCCGGGCCGGCAACTCCTTGCTCAAGTTGCTGACGGAAGCGGGATCCCTGCAGGAATACCTGGATCGGGCAGTGCTCCTCCTGCGCACCTGGAGCGGGTGCCGGTGCGCGGGCATCAGGCTTTTCGACGACGCCGCCCGCCCATGCGCGTCCTATCTCGGTTTCAAGAAGAAATCCCCGGAATCCGAAAATCCCTTCCTGCTCGATCACGACCATCCCGTATACGCGCGGGACATCGTCGATAGAGACAAATCGCAGGACCTTCCGTATCTGACGCGACAAGGCTCCTTTCTGTGTTCCGACACCGCCGCAACGACTGCACCCGATGACGATCGGGTAAGCACCCGACTCATAAGCGAATGTGTCCGGTCCGGATTCGCGTCGGTCGCCGTGATCCCCATTCGACACGCAGAGCGTGTCGCGGGCGCGATCCTCCTCGCCGACAGGAGACCTTGGAGGGTTGCCGCGCATGCGGTGGAGCTCATCGAATCGAACACCCACTTCATCGCGGACGCCGTTCACAGGTTCCAAACCAGGGATGAGCTCCGCTTTAAATACGATACCCAGGAGGTCATCGGAGCAATCCTCGGCCTGTCCCTCCAGGATATCCCCCTGGAAGAATTCCTTGCGCATTCGCTGAACAAGGTGTTGTTCAGTCCCAGTCCCTCGCTCGGCTTTCAGCCGCAAGGCGCGATCTTTGTCGTCGGAGAAGATCGCCAAACGCTCGTCATGAAAGCCCGGATCGGAATTCCCGACCGCGTGACGGCCAACTGCGCGCAGGTTCCGTTCGGGAAATGCCTCTGCGGGCAGACGGCGGTGGACGGAACGTTCCGCTATTTCGAGTGCGTCAAGGGCACGAACGGCTCCCCGCATGAAACGGCCAGGCCGCACGGTCACTACTGTGTCCCGATCCTTTTTTCGGACCAGACCCTCGGCGTCATGAACCTCACTTTGAAAGCCGGCCACCCGCACGACCGGCGTGAAGAAGAATTTCTCCTTGCGGTGGCCAATGTCATCGCGGGGATTCTTCAACGCAAACAGGTGGAAAAGGAGTTGCAGCTCCATACTCAACGCCTGGAGCAAAGCAATCGGAATCTTCAGGATTTTGCCTTCGTCGCATCCCACGACCTGCAGGAACCCCTGCGCAAGATTCAGACCTTTGGAGAACGTCTGCGTTCAAAATACGCCGACGTTTTGTCCGACACGGCGATCAACTACCTGGAGAGAATGCAGAACGCGGCCGCGCGGATGCAACGACTGATCGATGCCCTGCTCACTTTCTCGCGCGTGACCGCAACGTCCGGCCGGCACGAAATGACCGATCTGCGCGACGTGATCGGAAGTGTGCTCAGCGACCTGGAGCTTTGCATCGAACAAGCCGGAGGCCGGGTGGAGGTCGGATTCCTGCCCGTGGTCATGGCCGATGCCGACCAGATGTGCCAGCTCTTTCAGAACCTGATCGGCAACGCCCTCAAATTCCAGGCGGAGGGAAGCCCCCGTATCGGAATCCGCAGCCATTGGTTCGCGGACGGGCCATCGGACGAACCCGCGGACTCCCCCGGCTGGTATCGCATCTTTGTGGAAGACAACGGAATAGGTTTCGACGAGGCCGACCTCGAACGGATTTTCGCTCCGTTCCAGAGGCTTCACGGGCGCGAAGCCTTCGAAGGAACCGGCATGGGGCTGGCGATCTGTAAGAAGATCGTCGAAAGCCACGGCGGGGAGATCACGGCCAGAAGCACACCGGGAAACGGCGCAACCTTCATCGTC